The following proteins are co-located in the Pyrococcus abyssi GE5 genome:
- a CDS encoding ATP-binding cassette domain-containing protein has product MYAIEVENLVKKYGDFTAVKGISFKVKKGEIFAFLGPNGAGKTTTVHVLTTLLKPTSGKAIVAGHDVVKEPQEVRKKIGIVFQDPSLDRELTAYENMYIHGMIYGLKGRELKEKIEELLKFVELWRFKDRPVKYFSGGMQRRLEIARALIHEPEILFLDEPTIGLDPQTRAHIWEYIRTMKEEHEMTIFLTTHYMDEAEQLADRIAIIDHGKIIAEGTSEELKKLVGNDIIYLKLESPKEELKCLKADFIRGCKLLPDGRVRIDVENATEALPKLFELAQKNNVKILEVTYHRPTLNDVFLHLTGREIRDEEGGESFARVVMRARMRR; this is encoded by the coding sequence ATGTACGCGATTGAGGTTGAGAACTTGGTTAAGAAGTACGGAGATTTTACGGCGGTAAAGGGGATATCCTTCAAGGTTAAGAAGGGCGAGATATTCGCCTTCCTTGGACCCAACGGGGCTGGAAAAACTACAACCGTCCACGTTTTAACGACGTTACTAAAGCCAACCTCTGGAAAAGCTATAGTTGCAGGTCACGACGTAGTGAAGGAACCCCAGGAAGTTAGGAAGAAGATAGGAATAGTATTTCAAGACCCAAGCTTAGACAGGGAACTCACGGCCTACGAGAACATGTACATTCACGGCATGATATACGGCCTCAAGGGAAGGGAACTAAAGGAAAAGATTGAGGAACTCTTAAAGTTCGTCGAGCTCTGGAGGTTCAAAGATAGACCAGTAAAGTACTTCTCGGGAGGAATGCAGAGAAGACTAGAAATCGCGAGAGCCTTAATCCACGAGCCGGAGATCCTCTTCTTAGATGAGCCGACGATAGGGCTGGATCCTCAAACTAGGGCTCACATCTGGGAGTACATAAGGACTATGAAGGAGGAGCACGAGATGACGATATTCTTGACTACGCACTACATGGACGAGGCCGAGCAGTTAGCGGACAGGATAGCCATAATAGATCACGGTAAGATAATAGCCGAGGGAACTTCTGAGGAACTTAAGAAGCTCGTCGGGAACGACATTATCTACCTGAAACTTGAAAGCCCAAAGGAAGAGCTGAAGTGCCTGAAGGCTGATTTCATAAGGGGATGCAAGCTTCTACCCGATGGTAGGGTTAGAATAGATGTAGAGAACGCTACTGAAGCGTTGCCGAAGCTGTTCGAGCTCGCCCAGAAGAACAACGTCAAGATCCTTGAGGTTACATATCACAGGCCCACGCTAAACGACGTGTTCCTGCACTTAACCGGAAGGGAGATTAGGGATGAAGAGGGTGGAGAAAGCTTCGCCAGGGTGGTTATGAGGGCCAGAATGAGGAGGTGA
- a CDS encoding PadR family transcriptional regulator has product MEKPKVKGHLKLLVLNLLKEKPLHGYGIMVELEKRYSIPHPSPGTIYPILTSLKKSGLIKSIGEGKRDKKLYSITEKGLKYLEEHKEELREALELVEKFKEFSNLGGRELAKVVKDILDSIDKLSEEQKEALAFEISEFTRRVRLILLGEIPRREKDVRD; this is encoded by the coding sequence TTGGAGAAGCCTAAAGTTAAGGGCCACTTGAAGTTGCTCGTCCTGAACTTGCTAAAGGAGAAGCCCCTGCATGGATACGGGATAATGGTGGAACTTGAAAAGAGGTACAGCATTCCGCACCCAAGCCCAGGAACTATATACCCGATCTTAACCTCCCTAAAGAAATCCGGCCTGATAAAGAGCATTGGAGAGGGGAAAAGGGACAAGAAACTCTACAGTATAACCGAAAAGGGGTTAAAATACTTAGAAGAACACAAAGAAGAACTTAGAGAAGCTCTCGAGCTCGTAGAAAAATTCAAGGAGTTTTCAAACCTCGGCGGAAGGGAGCTCGCGAAAGTTGTGAAAGATATTCTGGATTCCATAGATAAGCTCAGCGAGGAACAGAAAGAGGCTTTGGCTTTTGAAATTTCGGAGTTCACGAGGAGGGTTAGGCTAATTCTCCTGGGTGAAATTCCCCGGAGGGAGAAAGATGTACGCGATTGA
- a CDS encoding leucine/methionine racemase: MKAIDVIERYSKIIAPANRMHYFPLVPVRAENAKIWDIEGKEYIDFLSNAAVQNVGHNNPRVVKAIKEQVEKLTHASYIYSYPVEPLLLAEKLAEIAPVDDPKISFGLTGADANDGAIKYARAYTKRQAILSYMKSFYGSTYGAMSLTGLDFQVRAMVGELSEIHYIPYPNCYRCPFGKEPGSCKMECVEYLKEKFEGEVYAEGVAALFAEPIQGDSGIVVPPKDYFRKVVKILREHGILFVVDEVQSGMGRTGKWFAIEHFGVRPDIITVGKSLGGGLPISATIGRREIIDSLPPLSHAFTLSGNPTASRAALAVIEEIEEKNLLRRAEKLGNHAMKRLKKMMDEHELIGDVRGIGLMIGVELVKDRETKERAIEETQKVIERAFELGLIVTHFNGNVLRIEPPLTIEEETLDEGLDILERAISEVEEEK, translated from the coding sequence ATGAAAGCAATCGATGTTATCGAGAGGTACTCCAAGATAATCGCCCCGGCTAACAGGATGCACTACTTCCCCCTCGTTCCCGTCAGGGCTGAGAACGCTAAGATATGGGACATAGAAGGGAAAGAATACATAGATTTTCTCAGCAACGCCGCAGTTCAAAACGTGGGCCACAACAACCCGAGGGTTGTTAAAGCCATAAAGGAGCAGGTGGAAAAGCTTACCCACGCAAGCTACATCTACTCCTACCCTGTGGAGCCCCTGTTGCTCGCTGAGAAGTTAGCCGAAATAGCGCCCGTTGATGACCCCAAGATCTCCTTTGGACTTACGGGAGCGGATGCCAACGATGGGGCCATTAAATACGCGAGGGCTTACACTAAGAGGCAGGCAATCCTGAGTTACATGAAGAGCTTTTACGGTTCCACATATGGCGCCATGAGCCTCACAGGATTGGACTTTCAGGTCAGGGCAATGGTTGGAGAGCTCAGCGAGATTCACTACATTCCTTATCCAAACTGCTACCGCTGTCCCTTCGGGAAGGAACCAGGGAGCTGTAAAATGGAATGCGTAGAGTACTTGAAGGAGAAATTCGAGGGAGAAGTCTACGCTGAAGGAGTCGCGGCACTCTTTGCAGAGCCTATTCAAGGGGACTCTGGAATAGTGGTTCCTCCCAAGGATTACTTCAGGAAGGTCGTTAAAATCCTAAGGGAGCACGGAATTCTCTTCGTTGTGGACGAGGTTCAGAGTGGCATGGGGAGAACTGGAAAGTGGTTCGCGATAGAGCACTTTGGAGTTAGACCGGATATAATAACCGTGGGCAAATCCCTCGGAGGAGGATTACCTATTAGCGCAACTATAGGCAGGAGGGAAATCATAGACTCGTTACCACCGCTGAGCCACGCCTTCACGCTCTCGGGCAATCCAACGGCTTCAAGGGCCGCTCTAGCTGTTATAGAGGAGATAGAGGAGAAAAACCTGTTAAGAAGGGCAGAAAAGCTTGGAAACCACGCCATGAAGAGGCTCAAGAAGATGATGGACGAGCACGAGCTGATAGGAGACGTTAGGGGAATAGGGTTGATGATTGGAGTAGAGCTCGTTAAGGACAGGGAGACTAAAGAGAGGGCCATAGAGGAAACCCAGAAGGTCATAGAGAGGGCCTTTGAGCTCGGATTGATCGTTACGCACTTCAACGGAAACGTCCTCAGGATAGAGCCACCGCTAACGATAGAGGAGGAGACCCTTGACGAGGGGCTGGACATACTTGAGAGGGCCATAAGTGAAGTTGAGGAGGAGAAATAG
- a CDS encoding DUF6849 domain-containing protein yields MKRVKLKPMINVDIPQDFSEVIKSKLKGKVLKTGDVVSVDILGKEIRFKVVQAMPSPLTVDESTGVLLTRHSVETLEINVESVEDVLLGDDIIVVIRDNEVLILNHDLEEIYRERFENLKKVMVKGNVVVVIDGEKLKLIRA; encoded by the coding sequence GTGAAGCGGGTAAAGCTGAAACCCATGATAAACGTTGACATCCCCCAGGATTTCTCCGAGGTTATCAAGTCAAAGCTTAAGGGGAAGGTTCTCAAGACTGGAGATGTAGTTAGCGTTGATATCCTGGGCAAGGAGATAAGGTTTAAGGTGGTTCAGGCCATGCCTTCCCCTCTGACCGTAGACGAGTCTACGGGCGTTCTCCTAACGCGTCACTCCGTTGAAACGTTAGAAATAAATGTTGAAAGTGTTGAGGATGTTCTCCTGGGTGATGACATCATCGTCGTCATCAGAGACAATGAGGTTCTAATATTGAACCATGACCTTGAGGAAATTTACAGAGAGAGGTTCGAAAATTTAAAGAAGGTGATGGTCAAGGGTAACGTCGTGGTGGTAATTGATGGGGAAAAGCTCAAGCTTATCAGAGCGTGA
- a CDS encoding endonuclease III domain-containing protein has product MGKSSSLSERERALKIVQILKSTYPRERHVSGDPYKTLIRCIISQRNRDEVTDRVSEELFKRYPSIEAIASASVEEMQNFLRSLKVGLWRSKGKWIVETSRIILEKYKGRVPDKFEELIKLPGIGRKCANIVLAYGFGIPAIPVDTHVYRISRRLGLAPWDASPEEVEERLKELIPREEWIYVNHAMVDHGKSVCRPIKPRCDECPLKELCPRIGVQANSNQ; this is encoded by the coding sequence ATGGGGAAAAGCTCAAGCTTATCAGAGCGTGAGAGGGCCCTTAAAATAGTCCAGATTTTAAAATCCACGTATCCCAGGGAGAGGCACGTATCTGGGGATCCGTATAAAACGCTGATAAGGTGCATAATCTCTCAGAGGAACAGGGATGAGGTCACGGATAGGGTTTCCGAGGAGCTGTTCAAGAGGTACCCTAGCATAGAGGCAATAGCAAGTGCCAGCGTTGAGGAGATGCAGAACTTCCTGAGGAGCTTAAAGGTTGGGTTGTGGAGGAGCAAGGGCAAATGGATCGTTGAGACCTCCAGGATAATCTTGGAGAAATATAAGGGCAGGGTTCCGGATAAGTTCGAGGAGCTGATAAAGCTTCCTGGGATAGGGAGGAAGTGCGCGAACATAGTTCTAGCTTACGGTTTCGGAATTCCAGCAATTCCTGTGGATACCCACGTTTACAGGATCTCTAGGAGACTCGGTTTAGCCCCATGGGATGCTTCCCCCGAAGAGGTTGAAGAGAGGCTGAAGGAGTTGATCCCCAGGGAGGAGTGGATCTACGTAAATCATGCCATGGTCGATCATGGAAAAAGCGTGTGCAGGCCGATAAAGCCTAGATGCGATGAGTGCCCATTGAAGGAGCTCTGCCCCAGGATAGGTGTTCAAGCAAACTCGAACCAGTAG